The DNA window TCGATGGGGGTGGGCGTGCTCGGCGGGGTGCTGATCGCCTGGCCTTTCCCCGGGCACCTCACGCTCGCCGCACTCTGCATCTTCGCGTCGACCGTGCTCGATTGCGCCGACGGGATGCTGGCGCGCCTCCGCCGGAGCTCGTCGGCGCTCGGCCGGATGCTCGACGGCATCGCGGATCTGGTGACGATCTCCGCGGTGGTGGCGGGGCACGTGGTGCTCGTGGTGTCGCAGCGCGCGAGGGCACCGTGGGAGATGGCGCTCGTCCTCGTGGCGATGGGTGCGACCGTGTTCACCAGCGCGCGGCACACCGCAGGCTACGATCACTACAAGAACGTCTGGCTGCGCCTGACCACCCCGCGCGCCGGCGAGGCGGAGGACCTTCCGCGAGCGCGAGCGCGCTTCGAGGCCGAGCGCGCCCGAGGTCTGGGGCTCGTCGGGTACGTCGCCTGGCGCATCTACCTGGGTTACCTGAGTGGCCAGCGCGCCTGGGTGAAGCGCTTCGATCCCTTCACCGTGCAGGATCTCGCCGAGGTCCCCGCCGGAGAGCCGGCATGCGCGGCGCGCTACCGTCATCATGGTGCGCGGGCCATGAAGCACTGGCGCAGCGTCTTCGGGGTCGGCTCGCTGATGGCCGGGCTCACCGTGGCGACCGCCCTGGGATGGCCCGAGCTGCTGGTGGGGTTCCGGCTCGTCGTGCTGAACGGTGTGCTCTACCTGATCTTGCAACCGATCCAGCGCCAGGCGTCTCGAGAGGCCTTCGCTGGCGTCGCCAACCACGCAGGACGGAATCCCTGAAGGGCGCGGCGACGCCCACGCTCCAGGGAGCCGAGCCCCAAGTGCTTGGTCTCACTCGGGAAAGCCGGCATCCGAGCGGTTTCCATTCCCGACGTGTCGGCAACAGCGCCCCCCTCTTTCGGAAGGCTCCAGCGACATTTCGCTAAAGGCGCCAAACCCTTTGCGCGCCTTCAGTGACATTTCGCCAAAGGCGCCAAACCCTTTGCGCGCCTTCAGTGACATTTCGCTAAAGGCGCCAAACCCTTTGCGCGCCTTCAGTGACATTTCGCCAAAGGCGCCAAACCCTTTGCGCGCCTTCAGTGACATTTCGCCAAAGGCGCCAAACCCTTTGCGCGCCCTCAGTGACATTTCGCCAAAGGCGCCAAACCCTTTGCGCGCCTTCAGTGACATTTCGCCAAAGGCGTCAAACCCTTTGCGCGCCCTCAGTGACATTTCGCCAAAGGCGCCAAACTCTCTGCGCGCCTCCAGCGACATTTCGCTAAAGGCGCCAAACCCTTTGCGCGCCTCCAGCGACCTTCCGCTGACCGAACCGATCGGCTTGCGCGCCTCCAGCGACCTTCCGTGAAGAGCACCGAAGCCCGCGCGCTCGGTGAGAAGTCTTCCTTTCGACGAGCTCTGGCGATGGTGCTCCACGAAAGACGTTCCAGCAGCATCCTTCCCCCCTCGAAGGCAGCGCCCCACCGAGACGCCAATGAGTTCAAACGAAGCCCGACCCTTTCCCGGAACGCCACACGCCTCGACCGCTCCTGCGCGCCCATCCTCCCAGCCACGCCACCCGCGCGCCTCACCCCTTCGTCGCGTCACGGCTCCCCCACCCCCAGGTCACCGAGCGAACGCCGCGGCGCCTGAGGTCGTGAGCCCCCTCATCCCCCTTCACCTCCAGATTCCGTGAGGGCAGCGAGGCGAGCCCAGGAGCACACGGCCGCTTCCGCCCGGACGCGCCGCACCACCTTCTCCGCGTCCAGGGACGCTGGGATGTCGCGCGAAGCTGGCTCCGCCTCCGTGCATCCCCGGTGCGGGTGGTATGCTCGGGCCGTGTTTCCGACCAAGCGGCCCCGCAGGCTCCGGCGCACCCCCGCCATCCGCGCGCTCGTGCGCGAGACGACGCTGACGCCGACGGATCTGATCCTCCCTCTCTTTTTTCACGAGACACTCACCGAGCCCCGTCCGATCAGCACCATGCCCGGGGTGGCCCAGCTCCCGGTCGCCGAGGCGGCAGCGCAGGCCCGGCTCGCGAAGGAGCACGGGATCGGCGGCGTGATCCTGTTCGGGCTGCCGAAGGAAAAGGATCCCATCGGCGCTGCCGCCTACGATCCGAACGGCCCGGTGCCGCGGGCGGTGAAGGCGATGAAGGACGCCGTGCCGGAACTCCTGGTGATCACCGACGTGTGCGTCGACGAGTACACCGACCACGGCCACTGCGGGGTGTTGAAGCCCGATGCGCGCGGCGAGATGGACGTGGACAACGACGCGACGCTGGAGGTGCTCGCACGGGCAGCGGTGGTCCACGCGCAAGCAGGCGCGGACGTGGTGGCACCGAGCGACATGATGGATGGACGGGTGGGCGCGCTCCGGCGCGCGCTCGACGCGGAGTCACTGACGTCGACGGCGATCCTGTCCTACGCGGTGAAGTACGCTTCGAGCTTCTACGGCCCCTTCCGCGAGGCGGCCGACTGCGCCCCGAAGTTCGGCGACCGCGCCGGCTACCAGATGGACCCGGGCAACGCCCGCGAGGCACTGCGGGAGGCCGCGCTCGACGAAGAGGAGGGCGCGGACATGCTGATGGTCAAGCCCGCGCTGACGTACCTGGACATCCTCGCCAAGGTGCGCGAGGCGTCGCCGCTGCCACTCGGCGCGTACAACGTGAGCGGGGAGTTCGCGATGATCAAGGCCGCGAGCGAGCGGGGGATGATCGACGAGCGCCGCGCGGTGCTGGAACTCTTGACGTCGATCCGGCGCGCCGGAGCCGACTTCATCCTGACCTACCACGCGCTCGACGCGGCCCGATGGATCGGGTGATGCGCGAGGGAAGCGGTCCGGTGGAGGGTTCGAGGAGCAGGTGGCGCAGCACGGGTAGCACCGGCTCGCGCTCGCTCCTGGGTGCGCTCGCGTCGGGGCTCAGGTGTCATGGCGCCGCCGTGGCGGTGACGATGGCGCTCACGCTGCCGGGCCTCGGCTGCAACGTGCTCTCGAAGCTCGGGCCAGGGAACTGCGACCGCTCGATCGATGCGAACCCGGCGATCGGGTACAGCGAGGGCTCGGTCGAGGCGGGCGTGTACATGAGCGCGACCTGGGATCTCGACGCGCCGAAGCGAGACCAGGAGCTGCTCTTTTTCCCGGGGGGCATGCGCTACGAGATCCAGCACAAGCTCGGCGAGATGCCGCGCTGGTGGCTGGCGTATCTGTCGTTCGATCGGTACGGCGCCGATACGGAGTCGATCGCGATCGCCGCCGGCAACCAGGTCGAGGTGAAGGACGTGAACGACCGGACGATCACGCTCGTGAACGCGAGCTGCTCGGACTACTGGCTGCTCCTCGTGGTGGGCGGCGTGGACGCGGACCCACCGGAGGGGCTGCCGGACTAGTCCTGCGCACCCTGACTCAGGGGCGGGCCGAGCCGGAGAAAGGTGACGGTCGGATGGCGCTGTGACGTCTTCCAGTCGGCGCCCGGATACGGCTCGACCCAGGCGATGGCGCTCATCCCCTCTGCGGTGCGCAGGTCGTAGCCAGGGTCACAGAGAAAGGTCCGCTCGGGCTCGGCGACGAAGATCTCGGTGAAGATCAGGTGCCACTCGAGGGCGCTCAAGTCGTCGTCCCGCTTGAACGCGGTGAGGAGGCGTTCTCCGAGCACACCCATCCCGCCGCGCTTTCCCTCGAGGATGAACTCGAACCGCGACCAGCGCGTTCTTCGTCCGACGGCAGCGGATGGAAGCACCGCGACCGCCGTCTCCCACGCTTTCCGGATGAGTTCTCCCTCGCGGTCCCGAGTGTCTTCGTCGTCTCGCGCCTTCTCGAGCGAGTCGCTCTCGATCTCGATTCCGAGCAGGGCCCCCGCGCTCCGAGCCTTCGCGAGCCCGTCCGCTGCGGCCCGCAGATCACCACCGTTGTGCTCCCAGCGTGTCACGTCACCGCTCCTCGGGCGAACCTTCGGCCACGCGCGCGGCGCGGACCAGGAGGTAGTTGCGTTCGGGGAGACTCGTGGCGCGCTCGGCGCCGCGCCTGTAGTGCCTGATGGCCCCCGCAGGATCGCCCGCGCGCTCCAGCAGGTGCGCCCGGACCGCGTCGAGGCGATGGTGTTCACGAAGGCGAGGATCGTCGGCGATGGCGTCGAGACAGGAGAGGCCCGCCGCCGGGCCGTGGACCATCGCCGTGGCGATGGCGTGGTTGAGCGCCACCATGGGGTTCGGGGTCATGCGCTGCAAGAGCTCGTACAGGCCGAGGATCTGGGGCCAGTCGGTGGCGTCGGCGGTGGGCGCCTCGTCATGCACGGCGGCGATCGCGGCCTGGAGCTGGTAAGGGCCGACCGCGCCGCGCGGCAGGGTCGCAGAGAGAAGCGCGACACCCTCGCAGATCGCGTCCTGATCCCAGAGGGCGCGGTCCTGTTCGTCGAGCGGGACGAGTTCGCCCTCGGCGGTGGTCCGGGCGGCGCGCCGCGCGTCGGTCAGGAGCATGAGCGCGAGCAGGCCGGCCACCTCGGTGTCGTCGGGGACGAGGTGAAGGAGCATGCGCGCGAGCCGCAGCGCTTCGCTGGAGAGGTCGGTGCGGTGAAGCGCGGGGCCGGCGCTCGCGGTGTAGCCTTCGTTGAAGATCAGGTAGAGCACGTGGGTGACGGCGCCGAGCCTCGCGGCGCGCTCCTCGGGCGTGGGCACCAGGAAGGGTACGCCGGAGGTCTTGATGGTCTGCTTCGCGCGGCTGATGCGCTGGGCCATCGTCGCCTCGGGCATCAGGAAGGCCCTGGCGATCTCGGCGGTGGTCAGGCCGCCGATGGCGCGCAAGGTGAGCGCGATGGCCGAGGAGGGAGAGAGCGCCGGGTGGCAGCACATGAAGAGGAGGTCGAGGGTGTCGTCGCGCGGTTGGGCGTCGTCTTCGTCCGGCGCGAGGGCGAGCTGATCTTCGAGGGGGATGAGGCTGACGACGAACGCTTCGCGGCGGCGGCGCGCGGACTCGGCGCGGACATGATCGGTCATGCGCCGGGATGCGACGTGGACGAGCCAGGCGCGCGGGTTCTCGGGCACGCCCTCGCGTGGCCACTGGGTGGCCGCGGCGATCAAGGCTTCCTGAGCGGCGTCCTCGGAGGCGGCGAAGTCGCCGAACCTCCGGACCACCGCACCCAGCACCTGCGGCGCGAGGTCACGCAGGAGGTGCTGGACGGGCTGGGCGGCAGGGGTCGTCACGTGAGGTCGGGGGGCGGCGCGCTCATGACCTGGCGCACCTCGATGCCCATGTCGAGGGGAACGCCGCCCGGTCCAGGCGCAGCAGAGGCCTCCGCCGCGATGGCGTAGGCGCGCTCGGGGCTCTCGACGTCCACGATCCAGTAGCCCGCGAGGAACTCCTTCGTCTCGGGGAAGACGCCATCGGTGATGGGCTCGCCGTTCTTGCCGGCGCGCACGAGCTTGGCTTGCTCCGGTCCCGCCAGGCCCTCGGCCGCCACGAGCTCACCCGAGGCGCCGAGCTTCTGGGCGAAGTTCATCATGAAGGCGATGTGGGCCTTGATGTCCTGCTGAGGCCAGCTCGCGATCTGGTAGGCGCCGCCGGTCGGGGTGTTCATCATCAGGATGTATTTCATGGTCGTCTCCTTGGTCTCACTGCGAGGGGCGCGCTGCCGTGGAGCGCGCTTTCACCCCCCAGTCGGAGCCCGGCGGCTGCTCTCGACATGGGCGACGCACTTCCTGTGATTTTTTCTCGGGCCGCACGCAAGTTGTTGAAACCCTCGAGGTCCGGCGGGAACGCGGTCACGCGACCGGACGAAGCGCCCGCCTGTCGGGATGCGCCAGCCTGCCGCGCAGTGCAACCCTGCATGTCGAAGCACGACCGAGGAGGCAGAAGGAACCATGCGGAAGATCGTGATGTTCAACCGGGTGACGGCGGACGGGTACGTCGCAGGGGCCGACGGGGGGCTGGACTGGGTGGTGCCCGATGAGGCGATCGATCGGGCGGGCGTGGAGAGCATGCCAGCGTCCGACACGATCCTGTTCGGGCGGCGGACGTACGAGATGTTCGAGAGCTTCTGGCCCAACGCCCTCGGGGATGCCGCAACGGCGCCTGATCCTCACGCCGAGGGGCGACGCACCGAGGGGCTGCACGCCATGGCGGTGTGGATTCAAGAGGCGACCAAGATCGTCTTTTCGCGTACCCGGAAGGAGGTGACGTGGAAGAACTCGCAGCTCCTTCACGAGTTCGATCCAGAGGCCATCGCGGCGCTGAAGCAGCAGCCAGGCAAGGACATGATGGTCTTCGGGAGCGGCGCGATCGCGTCGCAGCTTCTCGAGCACGGGCTGGTCGACGAGGTTCACTTCGTCGTCGGTCCGATGCTGCTCGGGAGCGGTCGCAGCTTGCTCGGTGGGGTGACGAGACGCACGCCGTTGAAGCTGCTGGAGGCGAAGCCTTACCCGTCAGGGAACGTGGTGCTGCGGTACGCTTGCTCGGGGTAGCGTCGGGTTTTTCGAGGGCGCAGCAGGGATTTCACGGGCTGCGCAGCAAGGGGAGCGCTCGT is part of the Chondromyces crocatus genome and encodes:
- a CDS encoding CDP-alcohol phosphatidyltransferase family protein, which produces MGLLQGYLSALKPLDVEEPIDVYVHRPPAYLLARLLLPTPVTPDQVTIASMGVGVLGGVLIAWPFPGHLTLAALCIFASTVLDCADGMLARLRRSSSALGRMLDGIADLVTISAVVAGHVVLVVSQRARAPWEMALVLVAMGATVFTSARHTAGYDHYKNVWLRLTTPRAGEAEDLPRARARFEAERARGLGLVGYVAWRIYLGYLSGQRAWVKRFDPFTVQDLAEVPAGEPACAARYRHHGARAMKHWRSVFGVGSLMAGLTVATALGWPELLVGFRLVVLNGVLYLILQPIQRQASREAFAGVANHAGRNP
- the hemB gene encoding porphobilinogen synthase; this translates as MFPTKRPRRLRRTPAIRALVRETTLTPTDLILPLFFHETLTEPRPISTMPGVAQLPVAEAAAQARLAKEHGIGGVILFGLPKEKDPIGAAAYDPNGPVPRAVKAMKDAVPELLVITDVCVDEYTDHGHCGVLKPDARGEMDVDNDATLEVLARAAVVHAQAGADVVAPSDMMDGRVGALRRALDAESLTSTAILSYAVKYASSFYGPFREAADCAPKFGDRAGYQMDPGNAREALREAALDEEEGADMLMVKPALTYLDILAKVREASPLPLGAYNVSGEFAMIKAASERGMIDERRAVLELLTSIRRAGADFILTYHALDAARWIG
- a CDS encoding RNA polymerase sigma factor, with the translated sequence MTTPAAQPVQHLLRDLAPQVLGAVVRRFGDFAASEDAAQEALIAAATQWPREGVPENPRAWLVHVASRRMTDHVRAESARRRREAFVVSLIPLEDQLALAPDEDDAQPRDDTLDLLFMCCHPALSPSSAIALTLRAIGGLTTAEIARAFLMPEATMAQRISRAKQTIKTSGVPFLVPTPEERAARLGAVTHVLYLIFNEGYTASAGPALHRTDLSSEALRLARMLLHLVPDDTEVAGLLALMLLTDARRAARTTAEGELVPLDEQDRALWDQDAICEGVALLSATLPRGAVGPYQLQAAIAAVHDEAPTADATDWPQILGLYELLQRMTPNPMVALNHAIATAMVHGPAAGLSCLDAIADDPRLREHHRLDAVRAHLLERAGDPAGAIRHYRRGAERATSLPERNYLLVRAARVAEGSPEER
- a CDS encoding YciI family protein — encoded protein: MKYILMMNTPTGGAYQIASWPQQDIKAHIAFMMNFAQKLGASGELVAAEGLAGPEQAKLVRAGKNGEPITDGVFPETKEFLAGYWIVDVESPERAYAIAAEASAAPGPGGVPLDMGIEVRQVMSAPPPDLT
- a CDS encoding dihydrofolate reductase family protein, whose product is MRKIVMFNRVTADGYVAGADGGLDWVVPDEAIDRAGVESMPASDTILFGRRTYEMFESFWPNALGDAATAPDPHAEGRRTEGLHAMAVWIQEATKIVFSRTRKEVTWKNSQLLHEFDPEAIAALKQQPGKDMMVFGSGAIASQLLEHGLVDEVHFVVGPMLLGSGRSLLGGVTRRTPLKLLEAKPYPSGNVVLRYACSG